One window of Thermus hydrothermalis genomic DNA carries:
- a CDS encoding metal-sulfur cluster assembly factor, with protein sequence MEAEAKLPTKEEVLEALKVVYDPEIPVNIVDLGLVYDVEVHENGMVDITMTLTAIGCPAQDVVKADAEMAVMRLPGVQGVNVEFVWTPPWTPARMTEEGKRMMRMFGFNV encoded by the coding sequence ATGGAAGCGGAGGCCAAGCTGCCTACCAAGGAAGAGGTCCTCGAGGCCCTCAAGGTGGTCTACGACCCGGAGATCCCGGTGAACATCGTGGACCTAGGCCTCGTGTACGACGTGGAGGTGCACGAAAACGGCATGGTGGACATCACCATGACCCTCACCGCCATCGGCTGCCCCGCCCAGGACGTGGTGAAGGCGGATGCGGAGATGGCGGTCATGCGCCTACCTGGGGTCCAGGGGGTGAACGTGGAGTTCGTCTGGACCCCGCCTTGGACCCCGGCGCGCATGACGGAGGAGGGGAAGCGGATGATGCGCATGTTCGGCTTCAACGTCTGA
- a CDS encoding TerC family protein — MEAGVLSVILILVALEVILSADNALILGVIVQKLPVHLRRRALFYGILGAYVLRGLALLFAALVIQLWWVQVLGAAYLLFIALRHFLKPEEAHAPPPLEVSAAQFWKVVAQVELMDLAFAVDSVLVAVALSDKLWVIYTGVFLGILALRMLASLVVTLLDRYPRFKHLAYVVVGLAGVKLLVGGWDKLAKEVLHRPELALGLDKEAFSLLILGVLLLGSLWALRRPKEQAA, encoded by the coding sequence ATGGAAGCGGGTGTCCTTTCGGTGATCCTCATCCTGGTGGCCCTGGAGGTGATCCTCTCCGCGGACAACGCCCTGATCCTCGGGGTCATCGTGCAGAAGCTTCCCGTGCACCTGAGGCGGAGGGCGCTCTTCTACGGCATCCTGGGCGCCTACGTGCTTAGGGGCCTTGCCCTCCTCTTCGCCGCCCTCGTCATCCAGCTCTGGTGGGTCCAGGTCCTGGGGGCGGCCTACCTCCTCTTTATCGCCCTCAGGCACTTCCTGAAGCCGGAGGAGGCCCACGCCCCGCCCCCTCTAGAGGTGAGCGCCGCCCAGTTCTGGAAGGTGGTGGCCCAGGTGGAGCTCATGGACCTGGCCTTCGCCGTGGACTCGGTCCTGGTGGCCGTGGCCCTTTCCGACAAGCTTTGGGTCATCTACACCGGGGTCTTCCTGGGCATCCTGGCCCTCAGGATGCTGGCAAGCCTGGTGGTCACCCTCCTGGACCGCTACCCCCGCTTCAAGCACCTGGCCTACGTGGTGGTGGGCCTCGCCGGGGTGAAGCTCCTTGTGGGCGGCTGGGACAAGCTCGCCAAGGAGGTCCTCCACCGGCCCGAGCTCGCCCTGGGCCTGGACAAGGAGGCCTTTAGCCTCCTCATCCTGGGGGTCCTCCTCCTGGGAAGCCTTTGGGCCCTGAGAAGGCCCAAGGAGCAAGCCGCCTAG